The Deltaproteobacteria bacterium sequence TTGAGATACCGTTCCCGATAAGGACAATCTACCGCCATAAAGAAGCGATAAGTATGGTTAAGCCAGAGGATATCGAGGTTTATCTCAAAGGCATGGATTTTCTTAAGCCCTTATCGGATGCGGACATAAAGAGGGTTTCTGCTGCGGCAAAGATGGAAGTTTACGGCGCAGGAGAGATTATTTTTAAGCAAGGGGATAAGGGCGACACATGTTATTTTATCAAAGACGGCGCTGTTGATGTATTTCTTATAGACGAGACAGGTAAAGAAAGTTATGTGGCAACATTAAAAGGCGGCGGGTTTTTCGGAGAGATGAGCCTTCTTACAGGGGAGGAGAGAAAGACGACTGTTAGGGCAAAAGAGGATTCCCTGTTCATTGTTATAGATTCAAGGAGTTTCTGCGAGGTGTTTGAGAAGAGCCCTGATTTAATGGAAAGGCTCAGCAAGATAGTTGCGGCCAGATCCCTTGAATTGGAAGAAACCAAAAGAAAGATTGTAACAGAGGCAGAAAAGATTGAGGCGCGGATGTTTGCGGCAGAAGATGTGCTTGACAAGATTAGATCATTTTTTAAAGGGAAGGTGAAATCGTGAAAACTGCAAATTGCAAATTGAAAATTAAAAATTGCAATCTTGTCCCCGAAATTTTTTATCGGGGATTAAAAATTATTCTATTATTCCTCATGATAGCTTTTTTGCCTGCTGCTGCCTTTTCGTCAACAATCATACTTGAAGGGAGTATGGATGAGTTTATAGAGATTGAACAGAATCAAGGCTTTTCTGTCCCGCCTTCAGGGTTAAAAAAATTAGTGTTCCGTTTTGCAAGCCCGGTTTCATTTGCAAGTTCAACTGTAAATCAGGATGTTAAAGATTACGCACTTGTCTACGAGCCCAAGCCCGCATCCGTGGAAACAGAGACCGATGCCTTCGGGAATAAATTTACTAAGGTTACATGGCTTAATATAAACAGGAATGCCTCTGTAAGCGGGAAGTTTACGGCTGCGCTATTTATAACCCTCAAAGAACTGGCGAGCGCAGCGCCGTTTCCATTGAAAGATGCGGCAGAAAAAGAAAAGAGGTTTCTTGTTTCTACGCCGCTTACGCAGGCAGATAATCAAAGGATTAAAGGACTGGCAAATAACCTTTCAAGAGGCTCCGCCACAGAAGAAGCGGCAGTAATCCAGATTTTAAACTGGGTGGTTGATAATGTTAAATATACTACCAATCCTCCGCAGTATGACGCTGTCTATACGTTGGATACTGGAACCGGGAACTGCCAGAATTTTTCACATCTGTCTATTGCACTTTTAAGGGCTGTTGGCATACCTGCAAGGATTGTAGGTGGAATTACCCTGAATAAGTCATGGAAGGCGCCTCTTAAAAAAGGGAGCCTTGTCCAGAGCATAGGACAGGGTGGCCATGCGTGGCTTGAGGTATATTATCCTGATATCGGCTGGATTCCATATGATGCCCAGCAGAGTCATCTCTTTGTAAGTCCAAGGCACATAAAACAGACAACAGGTTTAGATGCAAAGGACATAAACGACTCATGGCTTGCCTCGCCAACGCTTCCGCCGTTCAGAGAGGATATTCAGGCAAACTTTGTAAGAGACGATATAAAACTCTCATTTAAAGATATCAAGGCAAATCCATCCAATTATATCCTTACTAATGCAATTATCGCGCATGTTGAAAAACCTGTTATAGAGATTCAGGCCCCTGAAAGGCCCAAGCCAAAACCTGCAAAGGTTATGGAAAGGGTTGAGTTTGGGAATATGGAATTTCCTTCTTTTGTTGATATATTCGTTAAAGGCAAAGGAGGGGAGGAGGGTTATAAGACGCTGGATAAAGAGACGGCTGAATATGTTACCTCCGAATACACTTACGCCCAGGCATTTACTATCTCAAGGCAAATGAAACTTGAGGAGATAAATCTTGCAATGCACAA is a genomic window containing:
- a CDS encoding transglutaminase domain-containing protein, with amino-acid sequence MIAFLPAAAFSSTIILEGSMDEFIEIEQNQGFSVPPSGLKKLVFRFASPVSFASSTVNQDVKDYALVYEPKPASVETETDAFGNKFTKVTWLNINRNASVSGKFTAALFITLKELASAAPFPLKDAAEKEKRFLVSTPLTQADNQRIKGLANNLSRGSATEEAAVIQILNWVVDNVKYTTNPPQYDAVYTLDTGTGNCQNFSHLSIALLRAVGIPARIVGGITLNKSWKAPLKKGSLVQSIGQGGHAWLEVYYPDIGWIPYDAQQSHLFVSPRHIKQTTGLDAKDINDSWLASPTLPPFREDIQANFVRDDIKLSFKDIKANPSNYILTNAIIAHVEKPVIEIQAPERPKPKPAKVMERVEFGNMEFPSFVDIFVKGKGGEEGYKTLDKETAEYVTSEYTYAQAFTISRQMKLEEINLAMHKFGGRAGSLWLDVVKDDNGKPGMEGIRSFPLNLDTVKYSPGYQWFPFRFAKELSDNPVLTPGRYWIILRKSKDAIVNWFYIPGNPYGDADDTRSTSQGIDWLDILNYDFNFKAAGVYLE